From Schizosaccharomyces pombe strain 972h- genome assembly, chromosome: II, the proteins below share one genomic window:
- the sds23 gene encoding protein sds23 → MPLSTQSSDSLSSAGRQSFGVNSVSDFLAQFPIPTNLPSNKWQDIPVTFLHDNEIALIDPETSMEEASSILIDRDLSALPIVAAKGSNEIATTFDYADLNSFLLMVVGFDDFNDGRFKKVAEDIRAGKVITAYEVAKLGKNKDDFITIPHTTSLGRLAEILSSGIRRVAVTNEQGELSFMASQRSIIRFLWNNIRAFPDLEPLMSRTIHSLDIGSTDITCISGDQKVAAALRQMNQTGIGSLAVVDAQFRLLGNISLVDVKYVTRSSSVYLLNKSCAHFLSVIKSEQGIRAGKDSAPAFNIYESSTFAFTLAKLVATQCHRLWLVQSPSCPPSPKNNAHLSPGSMGGVKVNQLLGVVSLTDIISVLYAHMKGTLPPAPHSAPSLRHGRRGSTSSHRSHSKASVDTQRR, encoded by the coding sequence ATGCCTTTGTCAACTCAATCGTCTGATTCTTTATCGAGCGCTGGACGTCAGTCCTTTGGCGTGAACTCGGTCTCAGATTTTTTGGCACAATTTCCCATTCCCACTAATCTTCCTTCAAATAAATGGCAAGATATCCCTGTAACATTTCTTCatgataatgaaattgcTCTCATAGACCCGGAAACTTCCATGGAAGAGGCAAGTTCCATTTTGATCGACCGAGATCTTAGCGCCTTGCCTATTGTTGCTGCTAAGGGAAGCAACGAGATTGCTACGACCTTTGACTATGCAGATCTTAACTCATTTTTGCTCATGGTAGTGGGTTTTGATGATTTCAATGATGGCAGGTTTAAAAAGGTCGCTGAAGATATTCGTGCTGGAAAAGTCATTACTGCTTATGAGGTTGCAAAACTCGGGAAAAACAAGGATGACTTTATCACCATCCCTCACACCACCAGCCTTGGACGTCTCGCTGAGATTCTTTCTTCCGGTATTCGTCGTGTTGCCGTCACTAACGAACAGGGTGAATTGAGCTTTATGGCTTCTCAGCGCTCTATCATCCGCTTTTTGTGGAATAATATTCGTGCGTTTCCCGATTTGGAGCCTCTAATGTCCAGGACAATTCACTCTTTGGACATTGGAAGCACTGACATCACCTGTATCTCTGGAGATCAAAAAGTCGCCGCGGCCTTGCGACAGATGAATCAAACCGGTATTGGTTCACTTGCTGTTGTCGATGCTCAATTCCGGTTACTTGGCAACATATCTCTCGTTGATGTTAAATACGTTACACGTTCTTCTTCTGTCTATTTGTTAAACAAATCATGTGCTCACTTTTTGAGTGTCATTAAAAGCGAACAGGGTATCCGCGCTGGTAAGGATAGTGCTCCTGCTTTTAACATCTATGAATCCTCTACTTTTGCTTTTACGTTGGCTAAGTTGGTGGCTACCCAATGTCATCGTCTTTGGCTTGTGCAGTCACCTTCCTGCCCTCCTTCCCCAAAAAATAACGCACATCTTTCCCCTGGATCCATGGGTGGTGTTAAGGTCAATCAATTGTTGGGCGTTGTTAGCTTAACTGATATCATATCTGTTTTATATGCTCACATGAAAGGCACTCTTCCACCCGCTCCCCATAGTGCTCCTTCGCTTAGACATGGACGTCGAGGAAGCACAAGCAGCCATCGTAGCCATAGCAAAGCTAGTGTAGATACACAACGTCGGTGA
- the orc5 gene encoding origin recognition complex subunit Orc5, which produces MHLYQLEDELKKNVFCREDQIKKLSCLLFNKDCRVPSIVLYGVASTAKTFLLRTAFDLSKEENVWINLQDCFTVAHFWYRILIKVGVDKDIALKKGINISGFIYLLEQAMSKRDYHTFLVLDQIDDFAEASTILFSQLAQLPIVANIPNLSIIFVLHSHPAQYLGTLSIAVIFFPQYTQAEILEICQKTPPNLDFLDRSGDSVFEDEIELSVWMQYCSFLWSVFGVQCLNDYRSFRSVLDRYWPKFIQPIVEGDIHPADYAQLHKLAKNFLVSDATVTKRLHIINPTEIKNLLDSKSINLSLVSKYLLVSAFLASYNPSRLDAQFFSFSKTSKRRGRKRKQIQDEGVLFSKIPRTAGSKGRSAVKISQLTLGPKPFEVERLIAIYYAISSPVEKVLTADVFVQIATLASLKMILSASKGVLRSLDSPRYIVNVSREYVLKIADSLSFPLDSYLAG; this is translated from the exons ATGCATTTGTATCAGTTGGAAGacgaattaaaaaagaatgtcTTTTGCAGGGAAGatcaaataaagaaactttcatgtttactttttaataaggATTGTCGTGTTCCAAGCATTGTGCTTTACGGAGTTGCTAGTACAGCAAAGACTTTTTTATTGCGGACCGCTTTTGATTtgtcaaaagaagaaaatgtttGGATTAATTTGCAAGACTGTTTTACAGTCGCTCATTTCTGGTACCGGATCCTTATAAAAGTCGGTGTTGACAAAGATAtagcattaaaaaaaggcatTAATATCAGtggatttatttatttactggAACAGGCAATGTCCAAAAGGGACTATCATACATTTTTG GTGCTGGATCAAATAGATGATTTCGCTGAGGCTTCTACTATTCTATTCTCACAATTAGCTCAGCTTCCGATTGTT GCAAACATTCCCAATCTGTCAATCATTTTTGTACTTCATTCTCACCCTGCTCAATACTTGGGAACATTGTCTATTGCAGTGATTTTTTTCCCACAATATACCCAAGCGGAAATATTAGAGATATGCCAAAAAACACCTCCtaatttagattttttggATAGATCTGGCGATAGTGTTTTTGAAGACGAAATTGAGCTCAGCGTCTGGATGCAATATTGCTCGTTTCTTTGGAGTGTTTTTGGAGTGCAGTGCTTAAATGACTATAGGTCTTTTCGTAGTGTTTTGGATAGATATTGGCCAAAGTTCATTCAACCTATAGTTGAAGGAGACATACATCCTGCTGATTATGCTCAACTTCACAAGCTGgctaaaaactttttagtGTCAGATGCTACGGTTACTAAAAGACTTCACATAATCAACCCGactgaaataaaaaatcttcttGATTCCAAATCTATTAACTTGTCGCTCGTTTCCAAATATTTACTCGTTTCTGCATTCCTAGCATCTTATAATCCAAGCCGGTTAGACgcccaatttttttcattttctaaaacttCGAAACGACGTGGAAGAAAACGTAAACAAATTCAAGATGAAGGggttttattttccaaaatacCAAGAACCGCTGGGAGCAAAGGCCGGTCTGCTGTAAAAATATCCCAACTTACATTAGGACCTAAACCTTTTGAAGTAGAAAGGTTGATTGCTATTTATTATGCCATTTCTTCCCCGGTAGAGAAAGTTCTGACCGCTGATGTTTTTGTTCAAATAGCTACACTCGCCTCCTTAAAAATGATACTTTCGGCTTCCAAAGGTGTGCTTCGCTCTTTGGATAGCCCTAGATACATTGTCAATGTCTCTCGCGAATATGTATTAAAAATCGCAGATTCACTTTCGTTTCCTCTCGATAGTTATTTGGCGGGATAG